GGGAATTTGGTGCGGTCGGCGAAGAAACTCGATTCTACGCGGTCGACGGCCAGCGGCGTCATTGACCAGGTGAAGCTGCGGAGTTCCAGTCCGTCAAACCGCCCAGACCGAGCCGTCGCCGAATAGCCGAGCGATCCCTTCTCGAAGAACTCCGAAGCCCGCTCGAGAGTGCCAAACGCGGAGTCGGCCGGAAGCACGTCGGCAATGCGCCCCGAGAGCGCCAAATGCGTTTGGCGGTCGTCGCTGTCGATGGCGATTCGATAGGCGTCGTGGCGCTCTTCGACATCGAACCGGGCGTGATGGTGCATCCCAGGAAACAGCCGGCCGCCGGTGAGCACGTTGAACCACGAGGACGAATCGCGCCGCGGGATGTAGACGCCGCGCTCGACGCGTCCGCCGGCGCCGTCCCACTCGACGGCAAAGCGGTGGGCGGCATTCTCGGAAGCGATGCCGACGACGCCCGGGAGAAACCGCGGCCGCAAATGCTTGAGCCGAATCAAACAGATCCCGCCGATGCCAAACGAGCCGACCACCTGCGGTCGAAACGGCGGCGGCAGCACCCGAGCCATAACGTCGGGATCAATCCGGAAGTTGACCAGAACCCGCCGATCAATCAAACCGCGGACAATCGGGATTCGCATGGTCGAGGCCTGATATTCGAATTTCTGTCTTTCTCGCAACTTACCGCGAAACGGAGCAAGCATTTAACCCCGGTACAAGAAAATAATCGTGTGAATCCCGTTAATCCTGTCCAAATTCTTCTGACAGGATTAAAAGGATTGGGTAGTCGTCCCGAGAGTCTATCGCAACGCGTCGGCGACGAGAGCGCGGGTTTTTTCGAGGGCCGTGCGGGCGACTTGTTTGGGGTCCTGTCGCCAGTAGTTCGGGTTGAACAGCTCGATCGACAGTGTGCCGCGGAAACCGGCGTCGCGCAAATCGCGGAACACGGCGGCCAGCGGCGCGACGCCGTCGCCGGGGAAGACGCGGTCGGCGTCCTTGATCTTGTCTCGCGGCAGATCGGGATAATCGTTCACGTGAATCACGTGGATTGCTTGGCCGCTCAACAGCTTGAGGCCGGCGAAATCCGAGCCTCCCTTGTAAAGGTGAAAAACGTCGGGCAAGACGCAGGCCGACGGGTGCCCGCTGTCGATGGCCACGGCGGCGGCCTGGCTGAGCCGAGTGAGCGTCTTCGAGAAGCCCCAGACCTC
This genomic stretch from Pirellulales bacterium harbors:
- a CDS encoding DUF2071 domain-containing protein, with product MRIPIVRGLIDRRVLVNFRIDPDVMARVLPPPFRPQVVGSFGIGGICLIRLKHLRPRFLPGVVGIASENAAHRFAVEWDGAGGRVERGVYIPRRDSSSWFNVLTGGRLFPGMHHHARFDVEERHDAYRIAIDSDDRQTHLALSGRIADVLPADSAFGTLERASEFFEKGSLGYSATARSGRFDGLELRSFTWSMTPLAVDRVESSFFADRTKFPAESIEFDSALLMRGIEHEWHGRQMLCCSA